A stretch of the Corylus avellana chromosome ca6, CavTom2PMs-1.0 genome encodes the following:
- the LOC132185645 gene encoding alpha-galactosidase isoform X1, with protein MADLSLAVGLALCIFLFSGGGGGAAAASARYTHLQASSRGSNISKEMMIRRNLLANGLGKTPPMGWNSWNHFQCKIEEKLIRETADAMVSTGLSKVGYKYINLDDCWAELNRDSRGNLVPRASTFGSGIKALADYVHRKGLKLGIYSDAGTQTCSKTMPGSLGHEEQDAKTFASWGVDFLKYDNCNDDGTSPKKRYPTMSKALLKSGRPIFFSLCEWGQEDPATWAASVGNSWRTTGDIEDNWNSMTSRADQNDKWASYAKPGGWNDPDMLEVGNGGMTTEEYRAHFSIWALAKAPLLIGCDIRALQNVTLELLSNKEVIAVNQDKLGVQGKKVKKDGDLEVWAGPLSKKKVATILWNRGPSKATVTAHWSDIGLNPATLVTARDLWAHSTKSSVKGQLSANLESHACKMYVLTPH; from the exons ATGGCTGATTTATCTTTGGCGGTGGGCCTGGCCTTATGCATCTTTCTGTTCTCGGGTGGCGGCGGAGGAGCTGCTGCTGCTTCTGCACGGTACACCCATCTGCAGGCGAGTAGCAGGGGATCCAATATTTCAAAGGAGATGATGATCCGAAGAAATCTTCTGGCAAATGGACTTGGTAAAACCCCTCCAATGGG GTGGAATAGTTGGAACCACTTCCAGTGTAAGATTGAGGAGAAATTGATTAGGGAAACAG CGGATGCAATGGTGTCAACCGGACTTTCGAAAGTAGGATACAAGTATATAAACCTAG ATGATTGCTGGGCTGAGCTTAATCGAGACTCTCGG GGGAATTTGGTGCCGAGAGCTTCAACATTTGGTTCCGGGATTAAGGCATTAGCAGATTATGTCCATAGAAAAGGGTTGAAGCTTGGGATTTACTCTGATGCTGG GACTCAAACTTGTAGTAAAACTATGCCCGGATCACTAGGCCATGAGGAACAAGATGCAAAAACTTTTGCTTCCTGG GGGGTTGACTTCTTGAAGTATGATAATTGTAACGATGATGGCACAAGTCCAAAGAAAAG gtatcCGACAATGAGTAAAGCATTATTGAAGTCTGGGCGACCCATCTTCTTTTCTCTATGCGAATG GGGACAAGAAGACCCAGCCACTTGGGCCGCAAGTGTTGGGAATAGTTGGAGAACAACAGGTGACATCGAAGACAATTGGAACAG CATGACATCTCGCGCGGATCAAAACGACAAATGGGCATCTTATGCTAAACCTGGAGGATGGAATG ATCCCGACATGCTTGAAGTTGGAAATGGCGGCATGACAACGGAGGAATATCGTGCACATTTCAGCATATGGGCATTAGCTAAG GCACCTTTACTCATCGGATGTGATATTCGAGCATTGCAAAATGTGACATTGGAATTACTAAGCAACAAGGAAGTTATTGCAGTTAATCAAG ACAAACTTGGAGTTCAAGGGAAAAAAGTTAAGAAGGATGGGGATTTGGAG GTTTGGGCTGGTCCACTCAGTAAGAAAAAGGTAGCAACAATCCTGTGGAACAGAGGTCCATCAAAGGCAACGGTTACTGCTCATTGGTCTGATATTGGCCTTAATCCAGCTACTTTAGTTACTGCTCGAGATTTGTGGGCG